From a region of the Leptospira venezuelensis genome:
- a CDS encoding TolC family protein has protein sequence MKLENRNFWTKTANGKTISVFLVSNLILLSGFSGVFSQENKSGKVLKLTTEETVKRALDSNFKLQNLRYELAKTDSSYLKAESQYSWRLVADGSFRQTVLPLNQNNVFTGTKTSDDTIKGGIEKTIRTTGTYFKLEAGNRRFDSNAFEDKSNPLTASFAGLALPPLYTGFITATVSQDLLKNSFGYKGRNQEKILDNQKEMAKSQVSLQISEAIVGSLVDFWDYSVKLQSLKTFRRLKENVSNIRNLTVRKQGLGLSEGFEVNQWNALLAQADSQLETAVVQKDEAKRKLARTLKLENDSDLSEETDLMEEIPEKPDYSKDLEIAYKKRADYLNAVREKEIAELMLKNAKSDQLPSLTLSGSASSQAQTITSPDKNYTDATDGVQSARYKDFNGKVSFSYPLFDKGVAAGRRDSEIGLRQASLKETEVKNEVRDDLRGRIDSLEASYKIYKNSIVTEKETQNYYNGVVRSFQQGRADAVAVKNALDTLVRDQLSLTQAKVNFNIDLMRYYIAKNMLLERFDLDAEKLIPHLD, from the coding sequence ATGAAATTAGAAAATAGGAATTTTTGGACCAAAACAGCAAATGGGAAGACGATCTCCGTCTTTTTGGTTTCTAACCTCATCCTCCTTTCAGGATTTTCCGGGGTCTTCTCTCAGGAGAATAAGTCCGGAAAAGTCTTGAAGTTAACTACAGAAGAGACTGTCAAAAGAGCTCTTGATAGTAACTTCAAACTGCAGAACTTAAGATATGAATTGGCTAAGACCGATTCGAGCTACTTGAAAGCAGAGTCCCAATATTCGTGGAGATTAGTAGCTGATGGAAGTTTTAGACAAACAGTTCTTCCTCTGAACCAGAACAACGTATTTACTGGAACAAAAACTTCAGACGATACTATCAAAGGAGGGATTGAAAAAACAATCCGTACTACCGGAACCTACTTTAAGTTAGAAGCAGGAAACAGACGATTCGACTCGAACGCATTCGAGGATAAGAGTAACCCACTTACTGCAAGTTTCGCGGGACTCGCACTTCCTCCTCTTTATACCGGATTTATCACTGCAACAGTTTCCCAAGATTTATTAAAGAACTCATTCGGTTATAAAGGAAGAAACCAAGAGAAGATCCTGGACAACCAGAAAGAAATGGCGAAAAGCCAAGTTTCTCTTCAAATCTCAGAAGCGATCGTAGGATCACTTGTAGATTTCTGGGACTACTCTGTTAAATTACAGTCCTTAAAAACATTCCGCAGATTAAAAGAGAACGTTAGCAATATTAGAAATCTTACAGTGCGTAAACAAGGTTTAGGACTTTCAGAAGGATTTGAAGTTAACCAATGGAACGCGCTACTTGCACAAGCAGATAGCCAATTAGAAACTGCAGTTGTACAAAAGGACGAAGCAAAAAGAAAGTTAGCTCGTACTTTAAAATTAGAGAATGATTCTGATCTTTCCGAAGAAACAGACCTAATGGAAGAAATTCCAGAAAAGCCTGACTACAGCAAAGATCTAGAGATCGCTTACAAAAAGAGAGCCGATTATCTAAACGCAGTTAGAGAAAAAGAGATAGCTGAACTTATGCTAAAGAATGCAAAAAGTGATCAGTTACCTTCTCTTACACTTTCAGGTTCTGCTTCTTCTCAGGCTCAGACAATTACAAGCCCAGATAAAAACTATACTGACGCTACAGACGGTGTACAATCTGCGCGTTACAAAGACTTCAACGGAAAAGTAAGTTTCTCTTATCCATTATTCGATAAGGGAGTTGCCGCAGGAAGAAGAGACTCCGAAATCGGACTTCGCCAAGCTAGTCTAAAAGAGACTGAAGTTAAGAATGAAGTAAGAGACGATCTAAGAGGAAGGATCGATTCTTTAGAAGCTAGTTATAAAATTTATAAAAACTCAATAGTCACCGAAAAAGAGACACAAAACTATTATAATGGTGTGGTTCGAAGCTTCCAACAAGGAAGAGCGGATGCAGTCGCTGTTAAGAATGCTTTGGATACTCTGGTGAGAGACCAGCTTAGTCTAACCCAAGCAAAAGTAAATTTTAATATAGATCTAATGAGATACTATATAGCAAAGAACATGCTTTTGGAAAGATTCGATCTGGATGCAGAAAAACTTATTCCGCACTTGGATTAA